A stretch of the Ischnura elegans chromosome 5, ioIscEleg1.1, whole genome shotgun sequence genome encodes the following:
- the LOC124159041 gene encoding rab5 GDP/GTP exchange factor: protein MYPTKFPKPRIDQSDLKCKSGCGYFGNPQWGGYCSQCYGEKQRGERSGKSVHSARRSAQSSERKQLQAISGFARFEEKKRSQSDKTQKILKSLSFIKSPSAKDSSRSRTREEELVRAVKPELQRLRSESSKLLESVSRSVEYDLLRYADSFVAKAAHQADSEGRPIDEVAEEAQNNYIAFMKRMDALSIYSGVSQEDKEALLDYFEKYVMTCLYQILFCPPSTSDEEKDLGLQNRIRKLNWITAKHLDCRINETQSEICDLYTAITDILGMDSAKAPQDKLACVVGCCQTILELLARSQGGPASADDFLPALIFVVLKANPPRLKSNIHYVTRFCNSSRLLSGEGGYYFTNLCCAVSFIENLTAESLSMSQEEFDQYTSGEVVPPSTWESTLMMCEAVHLLNEHLAALEDLSARREKLDKTTAQLRDEILKFSEEIAEEVSAVIARTPLTIKPRKAPTQLDSEDPPALELPSPIIPQVISHPNSMEQINQDGKSSSPSPWSHSAPHCFEFPNPDDSLKLVNYDIELPGDSSPSTQESAPYIPETTPDDENPLLLGDMSGSILDESESPTTGELLPSPLKPTAPASVSSTGGITPLGWNIPSIPCETGEAGMSFPQVPLMSSAPTSVASAWSAGSSNLSTVPLIPAPINIGMAAGSTHVPPAMGSHPSMLPGSSGWSRPPNLPLVETHRPDMSGEYSNRSQRPEEVRRGEPTDLLSDTPPPSLPPPATARSQVEETLVRALGGVLTTFDSLI from the exons ATGTATCCAACCAAATTTCCCAAGCCCCGAATCGATCAGTCTGATCTCAAGTGCAAAAGTGGGTGTGGATATTTTGGAAATCCTCAATGGGGTGGATATTGCTCGCAGTGTTATGGGGAAAAGCAACGAGGAGAGAGATCTGGGAAATCTGTTCATTCCGCTCGTCG GAGTGCCCAAAGCTCAGAAAGAAAGCAGCTACAAGCCATTTCGGGGTTTGCCAGatttgaggagaagaaaaggTCTCAGTCTGACAAAACACAGAAAATTCTAAAATCTTTGTCTTTCATCAAATCTCCCAGTGCTAAAG ATTCTAGTCGCTCAAGGACTAGGGAGGAGGAACTAGTTCGCGCTGTGAAACCAGAGCTGCAGAGGTTGAGAAGCGAATCATCCAAACTTTTAGAATCTGTTAGTCGTTCTGTGGAGTATGATCTACTCCGCTATGCAGATTCATTTGTGGCCAAGGCAGCCCATCAAGCTGATTCTGAAGGTCGTCCAATTGATGAAGTGGCAGAAGAAGCTCAAAACAATTATATAGCTTTCATGAAAAGGATGGATGCTCTTTCTATTTACTCAG GTGTTTCTCAAGAAGACAAGGAAGCTTTATTGGATTACTTTGAAAAGTATGTCATGACATGTTTGTATCAAATACTCTTTTGTCCACCATCTACTTCTGATGAGGAGAAAGATCTAGGATTGCAAAATAG GATACGCAAACTGAACTGGATTACTGCCAAGCATCTAGATTGCAGAATAAATGAAACCCAGTCAGAGATATGTGACCTCTACACTGCTATTACAG aCATACTGGGCATGGACTCTGCCAAGGCTCCCCAAGATAAACTAGCATGTGTGGTGGGTTGTTGTCAAACTATTTTGGAACTACTTGCAAGATCACAGGGTGGTCCTGCCTCAGCTGATGATTTCTTGCCAGCTCTAATATTTGTGGTGTTGAAAGCCAATCCTCCCCGCCTGAAGAGCAACATTCATTATGTCACCAGGTTTTGTAACTCATCCCGTCTTCTGTCTGGAGAAGGAGGCTACTACTTCACTAATCTT TGTTGTGCTGTGTCATTCATTGAGAACTTAACTGCTGAGTCCCTGAGCATGTCTCAAGAAGAATTTGATCAGTACACCTCAGGAGAAGTTGTTCCTCCAAGTACGTGGGAATCAacgcttatgatgtgtgag GCTGTTCATTTACTCAACGAGCATTTGGCTGCTTTGGAAGACTTGAGTGCTCGCCGAGAAAAATTGGACAAAACCACAGCACAGCTTCGTGATGAGATTTTGAAATTCAGTGAAGAAATTGCTGAAGAAGTCTCTGCTGTGATTGCTCGAACTCCACTTACGATCAAACCACGGAAAGCTCCAACGCAGCTTGACTCAGAAGATCCTCCAGCCCTTGAGTTACCATCCCCCATCATACCTCAG gTTATATCCCATCCAAATTCTATGGAACAAATCAATCAAGATGGGAAATCTTCCAGTCCCTCACCATGGTCCCACTCAGCTCCTCACTGCTTTGAATTCCCAAATCCAGACGACAGCCTAAAGTTGGTGAACTATGACATTGAACTTCCTGGGGACAGCAGTCCAAGTACTCAGGAATCAGCACCTTACATTCCGGAGACTACCCCAGATGACGAAAATCCACTGCTGCTGGGGGACATGTCAGGCTCGATACTGGATGAAAGTGAATCTCCCACAACTGGAGAACTgctcccctcccctctcaaacCGACTGCTCCAGCATCGGTTTCATCGACTGGAGGTATAACTCCACTTGGCTGGAACATTCCGAGTATTCCATGCGAAACCGGGGAGGCTGGGATGTCCTTCCCCCAGGTGCCGCTGATGTCATCTGCCCCGACGTCTGTTGCCTCCGCCTGGTCTGCCGGTAGCTCAAATCTATCCACGGTTCCCCTTATTCCAGCCCCCATCAACATTGGGATGGCTGCAGGGTCCACCCATGTGCCGCCAGCCATGGGCTCCCACCCTAGCATGTTACCTGGTTCATCCGGGTGGAGTAGGCCACCTAACCTCCCTTTGGTGGAAACGCACAGACCTGATATGAGCGGTGAATATTCCAACCGGTCTCAGAGGCCTGAGGAAGTTAGGCGAGGGGAGCCTACTGACCTTCTGTCGGacacccctcccccttccctgcCGCCGCCAGCCACAGCTCGCTCACAAGTGGAAGAGACTCTAGTCCGAGCCCTTGGAGGCGTTCTCACGACGTTTGACAGTCTCATATGA